Genomic window (Chloroflexota bacterium):
CTTACGGAAGTTGAATCCAAGCAGTTGCTTGCGGAAGCTGGAATAAACGTTATCCAGGCCAAACTGGCCACTAGCATGAAGCAGGCCGTTGCCTTAAGCAAAGGGATGGGCTTTCCGGTGGTGCTCAAGGTTGCCTCGTCTGATGTGGTTCACAAAAGCGATGCCGGCGGGGTCAAGCTGGACCTCAAGAATGCCACCCAGGTGGAGAAGGCCTACCGGGAGATCATGGCTTCTATCAAGGAGAAATTTCCCCAAGCGACTATCGAGGGGGTGTCGGTGCAGCCTATGGCCAGGCCGGGCGTGGAGGTAATCATCGGCATGTCCAAGGACGCGCAGTTTGGCCCTGTCCTTATGTTTGGCCTGGGTGGGATACTGGTGGAGATTCTCAAGGACGTCTCCTTCAGGATTGTGCCTTTGGTGCGGAGAGATGCCAGGGAGATGATCCGGGAAATAAAGGGCTATCCGGTGCTGGAGGGCTATCGAGGGAAGGAGTCGGCTGATGTCACTGCCCTGGAGGATATGCTGCTAAAGGTGTCTGACTTCGTGGAAAAGAACTCCGAAATAAAGGAGCTTGACCTCAACCCGGTGTTTGCTTCCAAAGATGGCGCCGTGGCTGTTGACGCCAGAGTGGTGCTTGAGGAAGAGGCTGTCAAGTGAGCTGGCGCGCGGCCGCGGCCGTATAGCAAAGGCTCTCGCAGCCTGTAAGTCTGCTTAGGATAAGAGCGCCCGAAGGGGCGCTCTTATTTTGTGGGGTTGCTGGAAGCGTGGCAGCAGGTGCTGGGTCAAGACATGGTATCCACTCCAGGGGCCCAAGGCAACCGGGGCTTTGTCCAGCATTACAGGGATGACAAGCCTTATTTTATCATTGATGTCGGGGAGTTGCGTTTTGAGGTGAGAGAAGGGAGTTTGGTAGTCGAGGGAGGAATGTTCTCTGACATTGTTGTAGTAGTAAATGTACCCCGTAGCTTCGTTTAGGAGATCGGCTTCGCTACGGATTTGTAGAGCCCTGGGGATATAGAACTCCTCATCGTCGGTGCGATGAGAGCGCTCCAGGTGGGCGTTTTCATCACAGTGGCCTTTGTGGTTTTGGATTAGGCGGCAGCCAAAACCAGAGATGAGCTTCCGTAGTTCCCTGACCTTCATCCAGGACTTACCGCCGAACTCCTCACCGTTATCCACCGTAAAGACGCATGGAAGACTTCACCCCATGAGACCTCAGCCAGGAGATAACCCAGAGATACCAACAAAGCCCATTAGTCCAGGATTTCTCTCTGGAATAAGCGATAAGCTTGAATCGGGAATTCACGTCCAGGGCACCCCATTGGTAGTTGGGTATAGCATACCGGTCAAGATGAAGAATCTGGCTGCGGGTTAAGGCTTTATGGTCTCTGATGAATTTGAGGTCCATCTGTACGATCTCAAAAGGCTTATTCTATGTAGCGTTCAACATGGCACTAATCCATGGCCAGTTTGTTAGGCTTTTCAGAGCTCCCCTGTTGGATGCTAGGTTGGCTAACCCGTGTTCTGCCTGAAGAGTGGCTG
Coding sequences:
- a CDS encoding acetyl-CoA synthetase, translating into MVKKAILETARKRKSTVLTEVESKQLLAEAGINVIQAKLATSMKQAVALSKGMGFPVVLKVASSDVVHKSDAGGVKLDLKNATQVEKAYREIMASIKEKFPQATIEGVSVQPMARPGVEVIIGMSKDAQFGPVLMFGLGGILVEILKDVSFRIVPLVRRDAREMIREIKGYPVLEGYRGKESADVTALEDMLLKVSDFVEKNSEIKELDLNPVFASKDGAVAVDARVVLEEEAVK
- a CDS encoding transposase; the protein is MDNGEEFGGKSWMKVRELRKLISGFGCRLIQNHKGHCDENAHLERSHRTDDEEFYIPRALQIRSEADLLNEATGYIYYYNNVREHSSLDYQTPFSHLKTQLPDINDKIRLVIPVMLDKAPVALGPWSGYHVLTQHLLPRFQQPHKIRAPLRALLS